A genomic stretch from Campylobacter lari subsp. concheus includes:
- a CDS encoding DUF6394 family protein, which produces MNWGKVIYIFFALMSLTTTAGFLYDQNEVALFIAACVNLISTLLKIGVRNFLAAELFASSLVADLHLIPAFALIQINPEANVMVYTLAIGALIANIFSMILVIVDSVKNQEEN; this is translated from the coding sequence ATGAATTGGGGTAAGGTTATTTATATCTTTTTTGCTTTAATGAGCTTAACTACAACCGCAGGATTTTTATATGATCAAAATGAGGTTGCTTTATTTATTGCAGCTTGTGTGAATTTAATTTCTACTTTATTAAAAATTGGGGTTAGAAATTTCTTAGCAGCTGAATTATTTGCTAGTTCTTTAGTGGCTGATTTGCATTTAATTCCGGCTTTTGCTTTAATACAAATTAATCCAGAAGCTAATGTTATGGTTTATACTTTAGCAATTGGTGCTTTGATAGCTAATATCTTTTCAATGATTTTAGTTATAGTTGATTCAGTAAAAAATCAAGAAGAAAATTAG
- the leuS gene encoding leucine--tRNA ligase, protein MAYEAGKIEKKWQKIWQEKQYFEPKDDFSLPKKYILSMFPYPSGRIHMGHVRNYSIGDAMARYYRKKGFNVLHPIGFDSFGMPAENAAIKHGIHPKKWTYENIDYMQNELASLGFSFSKKRILATSDPLYTKFEQEFFIKMYKKGLVYTKEAEVNWCENDKTVLANEQVEDGKCWRCGHEVIRKKMPGYYVKITAYADELLQDLKKLEGKWPSQVLTMQENWIGKSTGLSFDFDIEENDKISAKKINVFTTRAETIYGVSYIALAPNHEIVNELIDKKLLKQDVITKIQNIQNQTPRQRQAAPKEGYFLNLYVIHPLSKEKIPLWVANFVLSDYGSGAVMSVPAHDERDYEFAKTYNLAIKKVIYKDENDAQCYTLKEGILTNSDEFDQLECNDAREKISLKIESLGIGKKVTNFKIRDWGVSRQRYWGAPIPMIKCDSCGIVPQKIENLPITLPEDVVINGEGNPLDKHETWKECVCPKCGKKAQKESDTLDTFFESSWYFARFASDDKTWQEKAIDEKSVNYWMNVDEYIGGIEHAILHLLYARFFQKALRDLGYLKDDEPFNRLLTQGMVTKDGAKMSKSKGNVVDPDYIIEKYGADSARLFILFAAPPAKELEWNDSALEGAFKFINRLYEKAMSLECGKLQEIDHQSLNKEEKYARLKVYEALKKSFEVYEESFAFNTLIAACMEALNALNTINHKEVSKEAFYIILNILEPIIPHVCFELSEHLFKCENFKVLKIKDEVFVKDSFNIAISVNGKKRAQIEINSEAKEDEILALAKENVAKWLEGKTIVKEIYIDKKLVNLVIK, encoded by the coding sequence ATGGCATATGAAGCAGGCAAAATAGAAAAAAAATGGCAAAAAATTTGGCAAGAAAAACAATATTTTGAACCAAAAGATGATTTTTCTTTACCAAAAAAATACATTTTATCTATGTTTCCATATCCAAGTGGTAGAATTCATATGGGACATGTGAGAAACTATAGCATAGGCGATGCTATGGCTAGGTATTATAGAAAAAAAGGTTTTAACGTCTTACATCCTATAGGTTTTGATAGTTTTGGTATGCCTGCTGAAAATGCTGCGATTAAACATGGTATCCATCCTAAAAAATGGACTTATGAAAATATTGATTATATGCAAAATGAGCTTGCTTCTTTGGGTTTTTCTTTTTCTAAAAAAAGAATACTTGCTACTTCTGATCCTTTATATACTAAATTTGAGCAAGAATTTTTCATCAAAATGTATAAAAAAGGACTTGTTTATACTAAAGAAGCCGAAGTGAATTGGTGTGAGAATGATAAAACAGTTTTAGCAAATGAGCAAGTTGAAGATGGCAAATGTTGGCGTTGTGGACATGAAGTCATTAGAAAAAAAATGCCAGGATATTATGTAAAAATTACCGCTTATGCGGATGAATTATTGCAAGATCTTAAAAAATTAGAAGGAAAATGGCCAAGTCAAGTTCTAACTATGCAAGAAAATTGGATAGGTAAAAGCACAGGGCTTAGCTTTGATTTTGATATAGAAGAAAATGATAAAATCAGTGCAAAAAAGATCAATGTTTTTACCACAAGAGCTGAGACTATTTATGGAGTATCTTACATTGCTTTAGCACCTAACCATGAAATAGTAAATGAATTAATTGATAAAAAGTTACTAAAACAAGATGTTATAACTAAAATTCAAAATATCCAAAATCAAACACCACGCCAAAGACAAGCTGCGCCAAAAGAAGGATATTTTTTAAATCTTTATGTAATCCATCCACTAAGTAAAGAAAAAATTCCTTTATGGGTGGCTAATTTTGTTTTAAGTGATTATGGTAGTGGGGCTGTTATGAGTGTGCCTGCTCACGATGAAAGAGATTATGAGTTTGCAAAAACTTATAATTTGGCTATAAAAAAAGTAATTTATAAAGATGAAAATGATGCGCAATGCTACACTTTAAAAGAAGGCATTTTAACTAATAGTGACGAATTTGATCAACTAGAATGCAATGATGCTAGAGAAAAAATTAGTTTAAAAATTGAATCTTTGGGTATTGGTAAAAAGGTTACCAATTTTAAAATTCGTGATTGGGGTGTTTCTAGACAAAGATATTGGGGTGCTCCTATACCAATGATTAAGTGTGATTCTTGTGGCATAGTTCCTCAAAAAATTGAAAATTTACCTATTACCTTGCCTGAAGATGTGGTGATAAATGGAGAAGGAAATCCACTTGATAAGCATGAAACATGGAAAGAGTGTGTTTGTCCAAAATGTGGTAAAAAAGCACAAAAGGAAAGCGATACTTTAGATACTTTCTTTGAAAGTTCTTGGTATTTTGCGCGTTTTGCAAGTGATGATAAAACATGGCAAGAAAAAGCAATAGATGAAAAAAGTGTTAATTATTGGATGAATGTTGATGAATATATTGGCGGTATTGAACATGCGATATTACATTTACTCTATGCTAGATTTTTCCAAAAAGCACTTAGAGATTTAGGTTATTTAAAAGATGATGAGCCTTTTAATAGACTTTTAACCCAAGGAATGGTTACTAAAGATGGTGCTAAGATGAGTAAATCTAAAGGAAATGTGGTTGATCCTGATTATATTATAGAAAAATATGGAGCAGATAGCGCAAGATTATTTATATTGTTTGCTGCACCACCTGCTAAAGAACTTGAATGGAACGATAGTGCATTAGAAGGTGCATTTAAATTTATCAATAGGCTTTATGAAAAGGCTATGAGTTTAGAATGTGGAAAATTACAAGAAATAGATCATCAAAGTTTAAATAAAGAAGAAAAATATGCTAGATTAAAAGTATATGAAGCTTTGAAAAAATCTTTCGAAGTTTATGAAGAAAGTTTTGCCTTTAATACCTTAATAGCTGCATGTATGGAGGCTTTAAATGCCTTAAATACTATAAATCATAAAGAAGTTTCAAAAGAAGCTTTTTATATTATTTTAAATATCTTAGAGCCTATCATCCCTCATGTTTGTTTTGAACTTAGTGAGCATTTATTTAAATGTGAAAATTTCAAAGTATTAAAAATAAAAGATGAAGTTTTTGTAAAAGATAGTTTTAATATAGCTATTAGTGTTAATGGTAAAAAAAGAGCACAGATTGAAATAAATTCAGAAGCTAAAGAAGATGAGATTTTAGCTTTAGCTAAAGAAAATGTCGCAAAATGGCTAGAAGGAAAAACTATAGTAAAAGAAATTTATATTGATAAGAAATTAGTAAATTTGGTGATTAAATGA
- the lptE gene encoding LPS assembly lipoprotein LptE, whose translation MKKYLVLFFAFFIIACGYIPSSQMASRVLGENVFLKINISKQDPENSVYITDILREAMLNKLGRKITDEYNADSSIIVTMKKLEFHPMVYDKNGYVINYKAELYLEFVLRYKNGKEEIVNTKGSYNFDINPNSIISDQARFEAIKNASSEAFDEFVSIIAIRGYK comes from the coding sequence ATGAAAAAATATCTAGTGTTGTTTTTTGCCTTTTTCATCATAGCTTGTGGATATATTCCCTCTTCACAGATGGCAAGTAGGGTTTTGGGTGAAAATGTATTTTTAAAAATCAATATTAGCAAACAAGATCCTGAAAACAGTGTTTACATAACAGACATTCTAAGAGAAGCCATGCTTAATAAGCTTGGTAGAAAAATCACAGATGAGTATAATGCGGATAGTTCTATTATAGTCACAATGAAAAAGTTAGAATTTCATCCTATGGTTTATGACAAAAATGGTTATGTGATTAATTATAAAGCAGAGCTTTATTTGGAGTTTGTGTTGCGTTATAAAAATGGCAAGGAAGAAATTGTAAATACCAAAGGAAGTTATAATTTTGATATTAATCCAAACTCTATTATCAGTGATCAAGCAAGATTTGAAGCGATTAAAAATGCATCAAGTGAAGCTTTTGATGAATTTGTTTCTATTATAGCTATTAGGGGTTATAAATAA